The sequence GCACTTGGATGTAGATCAAACTCTGTAGACTAAACACACTGAGACACTTAAGGTGATCCAATACTTGGTTGAATTAACTAAATGTCCGGTTTGTTTGTGCTGAGAACTCTGCAGGTCTGAGATAATatgtttttacactataaggcacactttatgtgtgaattttaccagtcaggttgtaaggaacagtaaagccactccactgaagtgcagcgttatacaggagtttcagtaaagttctccagcagtattagctttagccgctaatgGCGCTAAGCAcaagctctttagccattcagaggtgagtattatctgtctGTAGCTTGctgttaaccccagctagcactgctggagcaacattagcattccCTGATAGCAGTTAGCCACTCTAagtaaatctaagtttactgtaaataaatggaagcgctttacccacccaaataaacagttttaagaagagaattctttgtagattaacatccaatgcttgtttgacttgtctAACTTTTTTTAGGATtgttagaccagaaaatagacgtttatttgTAGGGTAAAAATACGGTatacactagtccagaacacaggaccttcttcttgtatttattttctttctttgctCCAGACAGGTCCcaccagtaaaaataaaaaaggagaggTATCACGTATCACATATCATGGTTTGTTGTGAcgtgtgtttttttgtgcacttgcatcttttttatcttctttgtggtaacaaaccaaaccaaggggtaAATGTTAACTGACACAGGCCAGAGCAAACCAAATATaaatgtgaaaatgccctaaaacgGATTCCCTACATGATTCCAGTCTCTGTCAACATTCCCTGGATGATTCCCACCACCTTAAATCTTTGGAGATGGAATTTGGCGCAGGTGGTGGAGCGAGACAGCCCAGCAGTGAACACTGGGCGTTCCACTGCTCATCTGAACAGTCTAAGGCCTTTTCTTGTTAACGTCTCATTGCGGCGTTAAATTCCCGGATTGTCTTTACTGTGTCACATTGCTTGTGTCACAAGTCTTGATTCCAGACGTCTTCCAGGCTACAGTGCTTGGACTCCACGTTGTGTCTGGCAAGACTGAACAAAGGCTCCTCAAATGTTGAAAACCCACTGTCTGCTAACTGACTACTAGTACACTGTTGCCACTGCTGATGGGCCTCCATAAATGAGGcagtaattattagtttacaggTACGAGATACATAAAATAGATACATACTAAAATTAAAACATCTCTAGAAActatacaaacacatacaaattGCATTCAAAATCAGTGAAAAATCAGtctttttgtgtgtttctctGGTCAAATCTGGCACTGAAAAAGAGTTGTCTAGCTAGAGCTAGCCAGGCTTACTGgtaaagcaagaaataaagaaagaaagaagataaattAAAGCATTACAGTATACTGCAATATATACTGAACTATTTGGCTGCAGTAAGGCATTGCAATAAGGAAAGGGTCAGGGCTAGAGGGCAGGCTCCAGTGCTACTCTAAACTTTTGtggtttagccaaaaaaaaaaaaaaaaaaaaaatcacacagctgTTTGAAAATACATAGGCTGTGTgtttagttttacactggagctaaACTGGagataaagctaataaatgtaatagaaaTACAGACAAATCCAAAAGCAGTACTAGAATCTGAAAGCTGTGAGTCCAGTTATGCTCTCTGCGATTCCCAGTCACGGAGGGCTGTGGCATCACTAAAGACTGACCGATGATCTCCCAGTGATACCTAGACAGACCAAGCGCTTAGACAGTCACCCCACTCGGGAGCCCTGCACCAAGCATGGTTGGACTGACTATAATTAGGCTAAGTCTGAAGTGTGTACTTGGCTGATCCTGCACTTCAGGCCACAGAAGCCACTTTATCACAGTCAGATGGGTTTTGTTTATCTGGATCAATCTCAGGAACATTCCTCGCTTTCTCCCTCTGGTCCCAGCAGGGCAGGGCAGCCAGAAACAGAATCAGGCCTCCCAGCACCACACAGCACCCACTGAAGTAGAACGCCAGGTCGTATGACTGGGTCCAGTCGTAGAACCAGcctaaaacagaaaaagaaaagagagagaagaaagagagagggaattaGTAACAAGAGCCTGGCTTACTTCTGTACAATGTTGAACTGTtgaactgatttttttatatGGACATTATCACATACTGTGGAACCCCTGTGTCGATAACTAATCAAAATCAATAAATgaacatctcaaaataataactgatgaaatgtaattattttcCCCTCTAGAATTTTTATTAGATATTTACTTTATGATTTTGCAGTACAAAGCAAATTGTACTGTCAGTTTTTCACTTTTGAATGTAAcagttattctttttttattgaatgaaattTCTTTGAATGGACACACAGAAATGTTTATACTTTCTTTGAAATTTGACAAGATTTGAAAATATTTTGCCCATATAAATTAATGTGTCTTCCAATTTACATTTTTGAGATACACAATTTTTGTGAGACAGTGATGATATTCATAATATTATATTCCAATTAATCCATTTTTTGACCCCTTTTAGGGGGGCTCAAGCACCTGTAAAATAAGGCCCAGCACCCCTAAACTTAAAAAgtcatgttttgttgtttttttttgtatctgaaataatatacataaaatgaAAATCTTAGAACATAGATTATTAAACAGaatgtaaaaatttaaatatagtaGTCTCCCGTTTGCAGCATGATCCATTTGCAGTAAGAGAGAGGCTAGCTCTGCTGCTATTGGTTGGTCTATGTGTTTATATTAAAACTGGTGTGCTGAGCTATAACTGTCTATATGTCTATCAATTAATGCTCCAATAGCTAATGTGGGAGTGATGTttgaaaaataatgcaaaaatgtagCCTTAAACAGTATATTTCAATAGCAATGAAAACACTGAAATGCACAGAAACATCTGATAGATTTAGAAAGAATGGACAATTACATTTAGCTGGTCGATTTCCATTTGCCCAGTAAATTGGCCACTAGGGGGCCTGTTCTATAAAAGCCTTTTAGCATTGTAAAACttatacattatttaataaagaCTCAAAAATGACTAAAAGAAGCAGATGTTTAAATAGTTAATCTTTAGTACCATACAGATCTCTTTCTATAGCTTTAGGgttagtttatgtgtgtgtgtgtgtgtgtgtgtgagagctggcAATGTGACAAATCTGAGGACTGTCTCCATACCTACGACAGGAGGTCCCAACATGATCCCAAAGCCCCCGAAGCACATGAGGACACCATGAGCCTGGCTGAGGCGCTCGATGCCTACGATGCGAGTGGTGATGTAGGACGTGAGCGACCAGTTGCCCGAGAAAAAGCCGAGAGCAGCAGAAAGCACCTGCAGTCCCAGGTAGCTCTTCCACCCTGGCACCAGCAGCAGCGCCACACCAGTGCCCACTACCGTCAGGGCATAGAGGAGCAGGCCGCTCACCCACCTCATGTCCACCAGGGCTCCGAGAATCAACTTGCCCACTCCGGTTGCCATGGCAACTATGGAAACAAGTGGAATGATGGCCACATGCTCAATGAGGCCCTCGCTCTGGGCCACGTCCTCCATGAACAGTACAGGTGGGAAAGCTCCCAGGCTGAAGAGGAATAAGGAGATGCAGAAGGCCGTGAAGGTGCGGTCCTGGAAATATTCCCCCATCGTGTGAAGGTATTCCACCTGCGGCCGGAGGCGCCTTTTGATGACCCGTACCACTTGAGTACACACAGGCTCTGCCCCCGGTTCGCCAGTCTCCATTGAAATCAGGAGCTCCTTTACTGGTGACTTGTGGGCGGAGCTTTCCGTGGCACTGGAGTCAATGATGACGATGGGCTTCTCGTAGAGTGGTCCGTCCTTGTGCTCCAGAGCGGCCTTCTGTTTGAGGTAATAACCAGGAAGGTTTAAGGGGCGCATGGGGCCGGCGCATGCCATCAGGTTCAGAGCCAGAGCGCCGACAATCAGCAGGCAGCCGTCCAATCCGAACAGCTCAATCAGCTCGTTCTGCGCTGTGGCGTACAGAAAGCCCCCGGCGCTGGTCcctgaggaacacacacacaatatcaatgttacagtatgtttaatttaatcattttatatgaatttattggACCATTCTATAAAATTGTTTTAATACTGGAAGTCTTGTAAACCTTCAATCGATACAAAATTTGtgttttgagttaaagagaagaTTTTAATACTATTATGGTGTGAGTTTAATAATGTAACAcctaaaaaggaaataaaatcatACTTCATATTTTAACTTTGTAGCTACATAGTTTATAACATGTACAATATAATTTAGGGTAGATTCcgaatagttaattgaacaaacaAGAAATTATTGAATAATTATTTGGGGCTAATAAATAATAGTTGATACAAACTGATTGAATAGTGGACACTGAACAGATTAGAGtaggtactaaataattcatagtggatactaatgtTGGCGTGGATCCATACCTGTGGTAACAATGCCCAGTGCGAGGCCACGCCTCTTGTCAAAATACTGACAGGTGATGGTCAGAGTAGCTGCATAGACAAGACCACAGCCCATTCCtgtcaacaaataaacaaaacttaaattatcattacaattacaattacaattatcaTCAAATTACATTAAGTTGCATCATTGTAACAgatttgcaaatgcacacacagctcaAGTCCCTGTTCAAAAGTAttggcaatagaataggactccctggagcagataaatgTGAACCTATTAGCACTATTCCTAATGCTGGGTATGTGCTAAAGGGCTACAAATGATctctttatttataatttatatataaacatttgcTATTCTTGAAATAGGCTAGTCAATGAGCCTGTGGTTTTACAGTACAGTTAAGCCCTTTGGAGTGTGTAATGTAATGCCTATAAAGCAGAGCCAAGCTGGAGAACCCAGACTAAAATCTGAGAATCCCCTCTGGATGATCACTCTAAACCTGGGACGTCCTGCTCCGGTCCTGCAGCGCTGCAGTCCAGCACTATTTCATAATTTTCAGTGCATTTAACTTTAATGAACTGCATTTAACAGTGCTGAACCTCAGCCCACCTGGTGCACAACTAACATAAATACTCTATATCCATATACCCATAGTCATTTGTATGAGATAACAAAAAGGTTAAAGATTTCACTTCTGTAACTAAAAACATAATGCAAATAAAGCCTTCATTATAAAATCATCAGGTCCTTCTAGGCTTTCAGAGCAGTCTGGGTAAATTTTGTGAAATGCTAAATGTAATGATGGCAAAAAAATGTGTTCTCCCATTGGTTGTGGCTTCACCCATAGAACCCATATGACCTAAAGTGTTATATTAACAGCCAATATCAACATCTGGAGACATTCTGTCCCCATATGACATTaggacattacatttctacaTGCTACTTCCCTGCAGTATGAtacagaatgtttaaaaaattgaCCTTTGGCCTCATGTGGAGACACTGCaagtaccatctagtggtcacatgacaatatTACACTCAAGATGGTGGgaattccagtcaaaagtttctacagccagtccagacagaaacatgggccaggttaaacaattcatttatttttttgtttaaagctaTTTCATTTACTTAGTGTAGACAGCTAAAATTCAGTTTTTGGGGGATTCCAAATGGCAagagatatttttaaaatgttaaaagttaaagGTTGTTGACCTTCTGTACAAAGAtagttaggtcctactaatcccaaattgTTAGGGAAAATTAGAAATGCACACAGAAGAAAAATCTCTACTCTCAGGACAGTAATAGGATTTGACAGAGGATTTCTGGGGGTTgggactagggctgcaacgattagtcgatataatcgacaatgttgattattttaatttgtcgactacaaatttaaatgttgactaatcgtttatttgtaacagtaccacattacacaaagtgctgaagacagaagcgcaatgggtgatgggtaaatggtttgctcacacagtttacaatcaagtttacagtttacaatctccaaaagtgcccaaacacaatagattacatatttaatgactaaatatcagtaatttccatgtttaaacaacattcagatatttaaatgccatttaaatctaatgttctgctgtttctatcatttttagagatggcagaaataatcgttgactaatcgactaatcgaaaaaaaaaaaaaaaaaaaaatcgtcagattagtcaactaccaaaataatcattagttgcagccctagttgggACCAGTTTGGTCTGCAAAAAGGCCACTCTGCGAAGCTCATATGTGGTCTGAAATAAAGAGCAAGCTCATATAGTCACGCACCACCACTGATGTATTGTTTTCATTTACTAAAATCACTGATATAGAAAATTCATGGTACGAgacagaaagtacagaaagtacAAAATCTGTTCTTTATAAACTAAATGTGCTAATAGAAGTACTGATATACTGAAACAGTGACCTGCCTTCCCCCCGCTTTATTCTCCAGCCCACCTCTGCTCTAAAGGCATTATATTACACACTGCAGAGGGCTTAAGTGTACTGAGAAACCAGAGGGGTATCGACTGCAGCTATTCGAAGAACTGGACAACCCGGACCAGCTGGAAAACaaaggagaggagaaaagaagagaagagaaagggaagaaaagaggggaagagagtagaggcagaatgagaaagtgTGGAAGTTTTACCGACGACGATGCCGTAGGAGAAGATGAGGAAGGAGACGTTAGGAGCGAAGGCGCTGAGCATCAGCCCCCCCGCCACCATCACTCCACTGAAGATAGTGACCGGCCGAGCACCAAAATTATCCACACACGCACTGCACAgcggacctgagagagagagagagagagagaaaacctgtTAGAAGTGTAAAAAACTATTTTCGCAAAACGGTGATAGTAAGAAAACATTTATTGAAAAGAGGAATTATGgatactaaacattttttttacatacttcAAAACTTTGAGAAAATTTGAGAGAATGTCATTACTTCATTGCtctaaaatcatcatttttattattattatcattattttaattttttttattattggtagtagtagtattattataaaatttaaaaaaggaggaataaataaatttaaagtcAAAAATGTGTTAGTACTATATACAATAATaagctacaaaataaaaaaatatatatttttataaaaggagcacattttttatattttaaatctaataaatatatatata is a genomic window of Astyanax mexicanus isolate ESR-SI-001 chromosome 14, AstMex3_surface, whole genome shotgun sequence containing:
- the slc16a9a gene encoding monocarboxylate transporter 9a; amino-acid sequence: MASSLDGGWSWVIVLASFMAQLLAFGSPQSVGVLYPEWLNAFHEGKGTTAWVGSLVSGVALIASPLCSACVDNFGARPVTIFSGVMVAGGLMLSAFAPNVSFLIFSYGIVVGMGCGLVYAATLTITCQYFDKRRGLALGIVTTGTSAGGFLYATAQNELIELFGLDGCLLIVGALALNLMACAGPMRPLNLPGYYLKQKAALEHKDGPLYEKPIVIIDSSATESSAHKSPVKELLISMETGEPGAEPVCTQVVRVIKRRLRPQVEYLHTMGEYFQDRTFTAFCISLFLFSLGAFPPVLFMEDVAQSEGLIEHVAIIPLVSIVAMATGVGKLILGALVDMRWVSGLLLYALTVVGTGVALLLVPGWKSYLGLQVLSAALGFFSGNWSLTSYITTRIVGIERLSQAHGVLMCFGGFGIMLGPPVVGWFYDWTQSYDLAFYFSGCCVVLGGLILFLAALPCWDQREKARNVPEIDPDKQNPSDCDKVASVA